Genomic window (Williamwhitmania sp.):
AAGTAAAAATGCTGGAAGAAAAGTTGAGGCAGGGGAAACTATCCTTTGCCTCCGCTCAGCGTATGGAGACACACCTCGGCGTTACCCCAGGCTCCGTTACTCCACTTGCCATCATAAACGATGCAGCAAAACATGTTAAACTCTTTCTTGATATGGACATCGAGCGATCAGAAAGGGTCAGTTTTCACCCGTGCATCAACACAGCCTCTATTGTAATTCAATCGGCTGATTTTATTCGCTTTCTCGACTTCATTGGTAATGAATACGAGTGGATTGAGGTTTAAGCAGAGGCTCTTCAAAAGCCTTGTGCTTTTCAGTCGAGCTAAGGAATAAAAAAATGCTTACAAATTGTAAGCATTTTTTGTCGGGGTGATCCGACTCGAACGGACGACCACTTGCACCCCATGCAAGTACGCTAGCCAACTGCGCCACACCCCGCCTTAATTTTAAGCGGTGGCAAATGTAACCGCCTTTTTTGACAAACCCAAATTTTAGTGTAGATTTTTCACCGTAATGCTAAGCAATAGTTGAGTAGTGGCAACTTCTAAATCGGCATGTGATTTGAGAATACATAGGCTTAATTTCCTACTTTTGAGTAGTCGTAAAACGATAACTAATAACAAACACATAGATCATGGGCTTATTTAAAGCAATTAATCTCGATGAAGAAAAGACCAACACCGCCAAAGAAGGTGGCGTTGAGCATGTAAAATGTCTGATTCTTGGCAGTGGTCCTGCCGGATTGACAGCCGCAATTTATGCCGCTCGTGCCAATCTCCAACCCGTGCTCTACGAGGGAATTGAACCAGGAGGCCAGCTAACAACGACCACAGACGTTGAAAATTTTCCCGGCTATCCCGAAGGTATCAAAGGGCCAGAAATGATGGAGGATTTAAAAAAACAGGCCTTGAGGTTTGGTTCTGACATACGCTTTGGATTAGCCACCAAGGCAGATCTCAGCCACAGACCTTTCAAAATCACCATAGACGAAGAAAAGATTATTGTGGCAGAATCACTAATCATTGCAACAGGTGCAACTGCGCAATATCTTGGACTCGAATCGGAGGAAAAATATAAAGGGCAAGGCGTTTCTGCCTGTGCAACCTGTGATGGGTTTTTCTACAGAGGTCAGGATATAGCAGTTGTTGGTGGAGGAGATACTGCTGCAGAGGAAGCGCTTTACCTG
Coding sequences:
- the trxB gene encoding thioredoxin-disulfide reductase; this translates as MGLFKAINLDEEKTNTAKEGGVEHVKCLILGSGPAGLTAAIYAARANLQPVLYEGIEPGGQLTTTTDVENFPGYPEGIKGPEMMEDLKKQALRFGSDIRFGLATKADLSHRPFKITIDEEKIIVAESLIIATGATAQYLGLESEEKYKGQGVSACATCDGFFYRGQDIAVVGGGDTAAEEALYLSGLCKKVYLIVRKDYLRASKVMQERVLNTPNIEVLFGRVTKEIVGDSSGVNGAILVKNNAEEEKINISGFFVAIGHKPNSDIFKPALNTDEVGYIKTIAGSSKTNIPGVFACGDVQDPHYRQAITAAGSGCMAAIDTERFLGEAGAAK
- a CDS encoding prolyl-tRNA synthetase associated domain-containing protein, which gives rise to MNGSPELYTVLSKLNISFDYYEHPPTPTVEEAMVYWKDIEATHCKNLFFRNHKGNRHYLVVFDHRKTLEVKMLEEKLRQGKLSFASAQRMETHLGVTPGSVTPLAIINDAAKHVKLFLDMDIERSERVSFHPCINTASIVIQSADFIRFLDFIGNEYEWIEV